TCCCGGCGCAGAAAACGAAGCAACTCCTCCTCACTCGCTCCTTGAAACACCGACAGGGTTCTCATCGCTTCAGTTCAAAAGCAGCGAACGAATCTGGCGGTAATTCTCGACCACGACCGTCGCCCTTTCCAGTTTGTCGGCCGGCAGCGAGTTGGTAATGGCGATGACCTGCATGCCGGCCGCCAAAGCCCCCTCCACGCCCGCCGCCGAATCCTCAATGACGCAGCAACTTTCAGGAGCCACTCCCAACCCCCGCGCCGCGTGCAAAAAAACGTCCGGAGCGGGTTTGTTTTTTTCCACGTCCTCCACGCTGGAGACGACCGGAAAAAAGCGACGCAAATCCTGAATCCTCAGCACCTCGGAGATCACGGGATGATAGGATCCCGAAGCCACCGCCAGCGGGTAACTCCCCGCCGCGTCACGAACCAAATCGGGAATGTCCGGGAACAAGGGCTCGTCCCTTCGGAGAATTTCGAGAAAGACCTTCTGCTTCCACGCGCACAGGAAATCGAAACTCTGCGGAGGCTGGTGCCGGTCCATGAACGCCCGCCAGAGCGCGGCATCCGACTTACCGTAGTAGTCCGGGAAATGGATGCCATGCCGATCCCCATACCCCATCTCGTCGAAAATCTTCAGAAACGCCTGCTCGTGCCGGGGCTCGCTGTCCACCAACACACCGTCCATGTCGAAGATGATCGCCTGTACGGCTCTCTTGAAGAATGTTTTCACATGAAAGTTCCGGGATGCACGCGTTCCACAAGATGGATTAAATTACCCTCGGGATCGCGAAAAAAGAGCACTCGCCCTCCCCCGCCCGCCGCTTTGACGGGATCGGGAAAGGTAACGCCTCGGGATAAGAGCTCGGCCTGGCAGACTTCCAACGACTCCACCCGCAGCGCCAAGTGACGCCAGCCTGGAATCGAATTGGGAGCCGAAACCGGTGGCGCCGCTTCGGCGGGATAGATCTCGATCAGGAAGTCGTTCCCCAAACGCAGCAAGCACGCCGGGGGTTCCTGGCCGTTGTTCCAAACCACGGTGGCGTCCAATACGGCTTGATACCACCGGGCCAGAACCGCCGGCTGCCGGGCCGCCAGTCCGAAGTGTTCGGGCTGATATTGCGAGGAAGCCATGCCTACGGACGGGTTCCACCCAAACTCAAAATGCGGCTGAAGGAAGGAGCCGAGACCGGCATCACGGAGAGACGCGTATGCCGAACCAATAGTAAATCGGCCAGGTCGGGATCGGATTTGATTTGGGACAACGTCACGCGTTGAACGAGCGGTTTGACCGCCTTCAATTCCACCGCGGACCAATCGCCTTCCTGGGCGGTCGGATCGGGAAACGGCGCCTTCGAAACGCGTGCCAATCCGACAACAGCTTTGTCCCCTCCGCTGTGGTAA
This is a stretch of genomic DNA from Verrucomicrobiota bacterium. It encodes these proteins:
- a CDS encoding HAD family phosphatase — translated: MKTFFKRAVQAIIFDMDGVLVDSEPRHEQAFLKIFDEMGYGDRHGIHFPDYYGKSDAALWRAFMDRHQPPQSFDFLCAWKQKVFLEILRRDEPLFPDIPDLVRDAAGSYPLAVASGSYHPVISEVLRIQDLRRFFPVVSSVEDVEKNKPAPDVFLHAARGLGVAPESCCVIEDSAAGVEGALAAGMQVIAITNSLPADKLERATVVVENYRQIRSLLLN
- a CDS encoding VOC family protein, producing the protein MASSQYQPEHFGLAARQPAVLARWYQAVLDATVVWNNGQEPPACLLRLGNDFLIEIYPAEAAPPVSAPNSIPGWRHLALRVESLEVCQAELLSRGVTFPDPVKAAGGGGRVLFFRDPEGNLIHLVERVHPGTFM
- a CDS encoding EVE domain-containing protein; amino-acid sequence: MNHWLVKQEPETYSWDDLVEDGRTAWTGVRNYQARNYLRAMAKGDPVLIYHSGGDKAVVGLARVSKAPFPDPTAQEGDWSAVELKAVKPLVQRVTLSQIKSDPDLADLLLVRHTRLSVMPVSAPSFSRILSLGGTRP